The Salvelinus namaycush isolate Seneca chromosome 16, SaNama_1.0, whole genome shotgun sequence genome has a segment encoding these proteins:
- the LOC120061134 gene encoding ras-related protein O-Krev isoform X1 gives MREYKLVVLGSGGVGKSALTVQFVQGIFVEKYDPTIEDSYRKQVEVDGQQCMLEILDTAGTEQFTAMRDLYMKNGQGFALVYSITAQSTFNDLQDLREQILRVKDTEDVPMILVGNKCDLEDERVVGKEQGQNLARQWNNCAFLESSAKSKINVNEIFYDLVRQINRKTPIEKKKEKKSNCTLL, from the exons ATGCGTGAATACAAGCTAGTGGTGTTAGGCTCAGGAGGTGTAGGCAAATCTGCACTG ACTGTCCAATTTGTACAGGGTATTTTTGTGGAAAAATATGACCCCACAATAGAAGACTCCTACAGAAAG caAGTTGAAGTGGATGGGCAGCAGTGCATGCTTGAAATCCTTGACACAGCTGGAACA GAGCAGTTCACAGCGATGAGGGACTTGTACATGAAGAACGGTCAAGGCTTTGCTCTTGTATACTCCATCACGGCACAGTCCACGTTTAATGATCTACAGGACCTTCGGGAACAGATCCTGAGAGTAAAGGACACTGAGGAT GTCCCCATGATCCTGGTGGGCAACAAGTGTGACCTGGAGGACGAGCGTGTGGTGGGCAAGGAGCAGGGTCAGAACCTGGCCAGACAGTGGAACAACTGTGCCTTTCTAGAGTCCTCAGCTAAATCAAAGATCAACGTTAATGAG ATTTTCTATGACCTGGTCAGACAGATTAATAGGAAAACACCAATAGAAAAGAAGAAGGAAAAGAAGTCAAATTGCACACTGCTCTGA
- the LOC120061134 gene encoding ras-related protein O-Krev isoform X2, whose product MLEILDTAGTEQFTAMRDLYMKNGQGFALVYSITAQSTFNDLQDLREQILRVKDTEDVPMILVGNKCDLEDERVVGKEQGQNLARQWNNCAFLESSAKSKINVNEIFYDLVRQINRKTPIEKKKEKKSNCTLL is encoded by the exons ATGCTTGAAATCCTTGACACAGCTGGAACA GAGCAGTTCACAGCGATGAGGGACTTGTACATGAAGAACGGTCAAGGCTTTGCTCTTGTATACTCCATCACGGCACAGTCCACGTTTAATGATCTACAGGACCTTCGGGAACAGATCCTGAGAGTAAAGGACACTGAGGAT GTCCCCATGATCCTGGTGGGCAACAAGTGTGACCTGGAGGACGAGCGTGTGGTGGGCAAGGAGCAGGGTCAGAACCTGGCCAGACAGTGGAACAACTGTGCCTTTCTAGAGTCCTCAGCTAAATCAAAGATCAACGTTAATGAG ATTTTCTATGACCTGGTCAGACAGATTAATAGGAAAACACCAATAGAAAAGAAGAAGGAAAAGAAGTCAAATTGCACACTGCTCTGA